Proteins encoded in a region of the Pocillopora verrucosa isolate sample1 chromosome 11, ASM3666991v2, whole genome shotgun sequence genome:
- the LOC136284407 gene encoding sorting nexin-6-like yields the protein MLSIKEMLFRRTCKLVEYENATKALEKAKPKNQEMLQKAKDDAEEAYNSISEAAKKEVIRYNRQRVLSLQASLIQYAESRLKNGRDTYAILAKLLNDMKKSS from the exons ATGCTGTCAATTAAG GAGATGCTTTTCCGTCGTACATGTAAACTAGTTGAGTATGAGAATGCAACAAAAGCACTGGAAAAAGCCAAACCCAAGAACCAAGAAATG cttcaaaaagCCAAAGACGATGCAGAGGAAGCATACAATTCAATTTCAGAAGCTGCAAAGAAAGAG GTGATCCGTTACAATAGGCAAAGGGTGTTGAGCCTGCAAGCCAGTCTTATCCAGTACGCTGAATCGCGGTTAAAGAATGGAAGAGATACCTACGCCATTTTGGCCAAACTattgaatgacatgaaaaaatcttcttaa